TACGGTTGGAAGCCGGACGAGATTTTGGTCGTCTACGACGACGTGGACCTCCCCTTGGGACGGCTTCGTCTGCGGACGGCCGGGAGCGCCGGGGGCCACAAGGGCATGGCGTCCGTGCTGGCCGCCCTGGGGACGGAGCGGGTCCCCCGCCTCCGGATGGGCATCGGCGTCGACCCCAAGCCGACGGATATGGTGGCCTTCGTACTGTCTCCCTTCTCGGCCGACGAATGGCCCATCGTGGAAGCGATGCTGGACCGAGCCACGGAAGTCGTCCGCCGCATCCTGGCCGAGGGCTTCGAGAAGGCTATGAACTGGGCGAACCCGTAGTGATCGACAGGGGACTGACACCGCCGTCACCGGCGGCGCCGGGACAGGGGGACGCCCGGATGGCTCCCGGCGTTCCGAAGCGATCAGTCATTCCTTGGATTACTACCGGCGAATCGATGGAGGGAACCATGAAACTCCTGCTGATTCTCACCCTCGGGACCCTGGCCCTGGGGACCCTGGGCCTGGCGCGGGCCGAGAAGTCGGCCGTCCGGGAGGGCCAGCCGGCCCCGGACTTCACCCTGAAGGACCAGGACGGCCGTGACGTGGCCCTGTCGGCCCTCCGCGGGAAGTGGGTCGTCCTGTACTTTTACCCCAAGGACGACACGCCGGGCTGTACGAAGGAGGCCTGCGCCTTTCGGGACTTCATCGAGCAGTACCGGGCCCTGGGCGCCGAGGTCCTGGGCGTCAGCGTCGACGATACCGCGTCCCATAAGAAATTTCACCAAAAATATAATCTCAACTTTCATTTGCTGGCCGACCCCGATAAGCGGGTCACCCGCATGTACGGTGTCCTGAACCCCCTCGGCTGGGCCCGCCGGGTGACGTTTGTCATCGACCCCCAGGGCATCGTCCGGAAGGTCTTCCCCAAGGTCGACGTCGGAGTCCACAGCCAGGAGGTCCTGGACTTCTTGAAGTCGGCCATGGCGACGGGGACGCCGTAGCTCGTCCCGTCCTCCCGTTATCACGTCGTCGCTTCGGCGAGCGGGCCGATGAAAATAGCGCGGATGCCCCGCATGCGGGTCGTGGGGCGATTCGTACGGGCTCTGGTATTTCCCTTCATCTCGCTGATTGCCTTTCATGCCGTCATCGCCTCGGTTTACGTGTACCTGGAGGGAATTCCCTGGTTGGAAGCCGTCTACTGGGTCACGCACCCGCATGCCATCGACCTGCGGGGGCACGTCCGGCCCGTGACCCGGGCGGTCGCCATTTTTGTGTACGCCAGCGTCTTCTTCTTCCAGGTCTGGTTCGCCGAACGGGTCCTCGTGACGCTGTTCGGACACGGCGGCCTGGAGCTATGGAGTCGGCTGATGAGTGAGGCCAAGATCGAGCAAATGCGGGACCACTTCATCATCTGCGGCTACGGCCAGGTCGGCCGTACGGTCGTCGACCAACTCCAGAAGGCGGGCATCCCCTTCGTGTTGATCGAGTTAGACGAGGGCCTCTACAAAGAGCTCCTCAAGGAAGGCCTCCCGGTCATTCACGGCGACGCCCGTCGACGGGACGTCCTGCTCCAGGCGGGCATCCAGCGGGCCCGGGGCATCGCCGTCGTCATCGACAACGACGCCGACACGCTGTACATCACCATCACGGCCCGCCTGCTGAACCCGAACATCTACATCATCAGCCGGGCCGGCAATCTTCGTTATGCGGAGGCCCTTCGGGGCGCCGGGGCCAACGAGGTCTTCATCCCCGAATACGAAGGCGGCTTGATCGTCTGGCGGTCGATCGAGCGATTGGTCGGCCCGACGGGACGGCTCGAATAGCAGAGCCCTTCGGTTCGTGGGAATGGCGTCCCGCTAACCTCTATCTGCCGGCCTACCCACTGGCCCAACGTCATGGCGTTGAAACGCCAGGGGGTCGGTACTAAATTCCTCATCGGGATATAGCTCACGCCGGAGGGTGAAATCCGTATGGTCCGCATGCTGAAGGCCGAGGAGATTCGGGAATCGCTCCGGCGGGAGATCGTCGGCCAAGACGAGGCCATCGAGGCCGTCGTCCGGGCCGTGACCGTCGCCATGCTGGGGGTCACGGACCCCAAGCATCCCCTGGGGACCTTCCTCTTCATGGGCCCGACGGGCACGGGCAAGAGCGCCATGGCCCGGGCCCTGGCCAAGGTCCTCCACGGCGACGAGGACAAGGTCGTCGTCGTCAACTGTACGGAGTTCAAGCACAGCCACGAGGTCAGCAAGCTCATCGGGGCGCCGCCCGGGTATGTCGGGCACGACCAACCGCCGTTTATCACGCCGGAGAAGATCCAGGACCGCTTTACCGTCGTCGTCTTCGAGGAGCTCGAAAAGGCCCACCCGGCCCTGTTCGACTTGCTCTTGCAGATCCTCGACAACGGTGAGCTCTACACGGCCAAGGGCGAAAAGCTCGACTTCACGAAGTGCTTCATCATCATGACCAGCAACGTCTCGGCCCGGGAGATCGACGACATCACGAAGGAGGCCATCGGATTTCAGCCGCCGAACCCGCCCGAGGAGGACCCTGACAAGTTCGACCGTCACATCCGGCAGGTCTGCATGCAGGCCCTCGAGCGGTCTTTCCGGCCCGAATTCATCAACCGGATCGACGAAATCATCGTGTTCCGCCGTCTCAAGATGGACCACCTCCAGAAGATCTTGGACAAGTTCTTGCTGGACACGCGGGCTCGGTTTGCCATCGCCGGCATCGGGACGGTCATCACCGACGAGGCCAAGGCATTCCTGCTCCAGAAGGGGACGAACCTGCGGTATGGCGCCCGCCCCCTGAAGCGGGCCGTCCGCCAGTACCTGGAGTACCCGCTGGCCCAATTCGTCATGCATCACGGCGTCTCCGAACGGGAGGTCGTCTACGTCCTGGCCGACCCGCCCAACGACGCCCTCCGCTTTGAGGTCCGCCAGCTCAAGAAGGGCGAGCTGATCGTGATGAGTTAGGGCCGTCCGGGAGTCCGGGGATTCGGCAGTTGGGCAGTTCGGCAGATAGGCAGGTGGATCCGGTCTGGCCTTCTTTGGAGGGCCTTCAGATGGCGTGTCGCCTGGACCTTCCGTCTTCCTGCTTTCTGACTCCTTGCCTTCTATACCCAACGACCGAACGGCCCAACTGCCAAATTTCCAGACTCTTGAACCGCCGATAGGGCATCTTGCCATGACGCGTCGGGCACGGTGGGAGGCGTGGGTCCGGCAGGGCCCCCACTTGTACGTCATCACCGACACGGGATACGCCGGGAAGTCCCACGTCGAGATCGTCCGGGAGGCCCTGGCCGGCGGGGCCGAACTCATTCAAATGCG
This region of bacterium HR11 genomic DNA includes:
- the pth gene encoding Peptidyl-tRNA hydrolase, producing MGVSPFLRAVVGLGNPGAAYARTRHNVGFMLVDRIRRAAQVQKKRTLEGAVQVIAVRWEDWDLYLVKPLTYMNLSGAGVRLAQSRYGWKPDEILVVYDDVDLPLGRLRLRTAGSAGGHKGMASVLAALGTERVPRLRMGIGVDPKPTDMVAFVLSPFSADEWPIVEAMLDRATEVVRRILAEGFEKAMNWANP
- the bcp gene encoding Putative peroxiredoxin bcp: MKLLLILTLGTLALGTLGLARAEKSAVREGQPAPDFTLKDQDGRDVALSALRGKWVVLYFYPKDDTPGCTKEACAFRDFIEQYRALGAEVLGVSVDDTASHKKFHQKYNLNFHLLADPDKRVTRMYGVLNPLGWARRVTFVIDPQGIVRKVFPKVDVGVHSQEVLDFLKSAMATGTP
- the kch gene encoding Voltage-gated potassium channel Kch, producing MKIARMPRMRVVGRFVRALVFPFISLIAFHAVIASVYVYLEGIPWLEAVYWVTHPHAIDLRGHVRPVTRAVAIFVYASVFFFQVWFAERVLVTLFGHGGLELWSRLMSEAKIEQMRDHFIICGYGQVGRTVVDQLQKAGIPFVLIELDEGLYKELLKEGLPVIHGDARRRDVLLQAGIQRARGIAVVIDNDADTLYITITARLLNPNIYIISRAGNLRYAEALRGAGANEVFIPEYEGGLIVWRSIERLVGPTGRLE
- the clpC_2 gene encoding ATP-dependent Clp protease ATP-binding subunit ClpC, translated to MVRMLKAEEIRESLRREIVGQDEAIEAVVRAVTVAMLGVTDPKHPLGTFLFMGPTGTGKSAMARALAKVLHGDEDKVVVVNCTEFKHSHEVSKLIGAPPGYVGHDQPPFITPEKIQDRFTVVVFEELEKAHPALFDLLLQILDNGELYTAKGEKLDFTKCFIIMTSNVSAREIDDITKEAIGFQPPNPPEEDPDKFDRHIRQVCMQALERSFRPEFINRIDEIIVFRRLKMDHLQKILDKFLLDTRARFAIAGIGTVITDEAKAFLLQKGTNLRYGARPLKRAVRQYLEYPLAQFVMHHGVSEREVVYVLADPPNDALRFEVRQLKKGELIVMS